A DNA window from Candidatus Sulfidibacterium hydrothermale contains the following coding sequences:
- a CDS encoding M14 family metallopeptidase, protein MNYFNDTYETSRKAFLNSAARLREKYPNAITDSFAIDRENEEGLFIDLIYLPATNHAENLVMVTSGVHGIEAYTGSAIQQLFLNEFILPDEKIIAHSSFLFVHSVNPYGQKYFRRVTSRNVDLNRNFALSDKLFETENQAYAELNELLNPSGLYRKKPAENLRFFLKTMRQIQKKGIKTFRQAILQGQYHHEKGIFFGGKAFEPQKTIMEQITCRFAKGHKRLVLIDLHTGYGYRGRLHLIGMDQYPNPAVLEQLRKLYPTEKIEAADKDSGDFYKISGSLFEFLFQRCTEEKVTVLPIAWEFGTFDNIKVRKSLESLRIMINENRGFHYGYANKESKKQTLEAFRQLYYPDDKKWRQQVLQKSKAVFDQLLHQLEKSNQ, encoded by the coding sequence ATGAACTACTTTAACGACACATACGAAACATCGCGAAAAGCTTTTTTGAACAGCGCAGCCCGGTTACGCGAAAAGTATCCAAATGCCATTACTGATTCTTTTGCCATCGATCGTGAAAACGAAGAGGGTTTGTTTATCGACCTGATTTACCTTCCGGCTACAAACCATGCTGAAAATCTGGTGATGGTTACTTCCGGCGTACACGGCATTGAAGCCTACACCGGATCGGCAATTCAGCAACTGTTTTTAAATGAATTTATTCTGCCCGATGAAAAAATAATTGCTCATTCTTCTTTTCTTTTTGTTCATAGCGTTAACCCTTACGGACAAAAATATTTTAGGCGGGTTACTTCGCGAAATGTTGACTTAAACCGAAACTTTGCGCTTTCGGATAAACTTTTTGAAACCGAAAACCAGGCGTATGCCGAGCTCAACGAACTATTAAATCCATCCGGCCTTTACCGAAAGAAACCGGCCGAAAACCTCCGGTTTTTTCTAAAGACGATGCGACAAATTCAAAAAAAAGGAATCAAAACATTCCGGCAGGCAATTTTACAAGGACAATATCACCACGAAAAAGGGATCTTCTTTGGAGGGAAAGCTTTTGAACCGCAAAAAACCATCATGGAACAAATCACCTGCCGGTTTGCAAAAGGCCACAAAAGGCTTGTTTTAATCGACTTACACACCGGATATGGTTACCGGGGCCGGTTGCATCTTATCGGCATGGATCAATATCCCAATCCGGCTGTTTTGGAACAACTCCGAAAATTATACCCCACCGAAAAAATTGAAGCGGCAGATAAAGACAGCGGTGATTTCTATAAGATCTCCGGTTCTTTATTTGAATTTCTTTTTCAAAGATGTACAGAAGAAAAAGTAACCGTTTTACCCATAGCCTGGGAATTTGGTACTTTTGATAACATCAAAGTGCGAAAGAGCCTTGAATCGCTGCGGATTATGATAAATGAAAACCGCGGATTCCATTATGGGTATGCCAACAAAGAAAGTAAAAAACAAACACTGGAAGCTTTCCGCCAGTTATATTACCCTGATGATAAAAAATGGCGTCAACAGGTTTTGCAAAAAAGCAAAGCG